The following are encoded together in the uncultured Sphaerochaeta sp. genome:
- the rdgB gene encoding RdgB/HAM1 family non-canonical purine NTP pyrophosphatase: MNILLASNNEHKKEEFSRILTGHTIMLPEELGIDFDFEEEAETFSENALGKARALASQAPEGYKILADDSGLCVDALDGRPGVRTARYGLETFGRMLESDERNEFLLKNLAHIEKKDDRSAQFVCALAFVMGGRREFTFCEAVDGFIANESYGRGGFGYDPVFIVKEAGRTMAELSEEEKDRYSHRGKATRHLITLLGEIS, encoded by the coding sequence ATGAATATTTTGTTGGCATCAAACAATGAGCATAAGAAAGAGGAATTTTCCAGAATCCTAACAGGACATACCATCATGCTCCCAGAAGAGCTGGGTATCGATTTTGACTTCGAAGAAGAGGCGGAAACCTTTAGTGAGAATGCACTTGGAAAGGCCAGGGCACTGGCATCCCAGGCACCCGAAGGGTACAAGATCCTGGCAGATGATTCAGGTCTCTGCGTTGACGCACTCGATGGCAGGCCGGGGGTAAGAACCGCCCGATATGGGCTCGAAACCTTCGGGCGAATGCTTGAGAGTGATGAGAGAAACGAGTTCCTCTTGAAAAATCTGGCTCACATTGAAAAGAAAGATGACCGGAGTGCACAGTTTGTATGTGCCTTGGCATTTGTGATGGGGGGGAGAAGAGAGTTCACCTTCTGTGAGGCAGTAGATGGGTTCATTGCCAATGAAAGTTATGGGAGAGGCGGGTTTGGGTATGATCCCGTTTTCATCGTAAAGGAAGCAGGAAGAACCATGGCAGAACTTTCAGAGGAAGAGAAAGACCGCTATAGCCACCGTGGGAAAGCTACCCGTCACTTGATTACCTTGTTAGGAGAAATCTCATGA